A single genomic interval of Spirosoma linguale DSM 74 harbors:
- a CDS encoding Sua5/YciO/YrdC/YwlC family protein (TIGRFAM: Sua5/YciO/YrdC/YwlC family protein~PFAM: SUA5/yciO/yrdC domain; SUA5 domain protein~KEGG: rpa:RPA1077 SUA5/YciO/YrdC domain-containing protein), with product MAQIGTDKGKAKEFLESGNVVGIPTETVYGLAGNALDTNAILRIFQVKNRPSFDPLIVHTDSIDKVSQFITDIPEPARKLAEAFWPGPLTLLLPKQSLIPDLVTSGLPSVAVRIPNHPLTLDLLRSLDFPLAAPSANPFGYISPTTAQHVADQLGDQVPYILDGGPAGVGIESTIVGFENNLPTVFRLGGMALEQIEAVIGSVSVRTHSTSNPQAPGMLSSHYAPRKPLMLLSPGESPQPGERIGALAFREPFGGIPISNQRVLSPTGDLNEAAKNLFACLRELDTLSVDLIYAEPLPNTGLGSAMNDRLRRASVPAPTASPFR from the coding sequence ATGGCACAGATAGGAACAGACAAGGGAAAGGCAAAAGAATTTCTAGAATCGGGAAATGTGGTGGGTATTCCTACCGAAACGGTATACGGGTTAGCCGGTAACGCGCTCGATACCAACGCCATCTTACGAATTTTTCAGGTAAAGAATCGCCCTTCGTTCGATCCCCTCATTGTTCATACGGATTCAATCGATAAGGTTAGCCAATTTATCACCGACATTCCCGAGCCAGCCCGAAAACTGGCCGAAGCGTTCTGGCCCGGCCCGTTAACCCTGCTTCTCCCCAAACAGAGCCTTATCCCGGACCTCGTTACGTCGGGCCTTCCCAGTGTTGCGGTCCGCATTCCGAACCATCCGCTCACCCTCGATCTGCTGCGCTCGCTCGATTTCCCGCTGGCGGCACCAAGCGCCAATCCTTTCGGGTATATCAGCCCCACCACAGCCCAACATGTAGCCGATCAACTGGGCGATCAGGTGCCGTATATCCTTGATGGCGGACCTGCCGGAGTAGGTATAGAATCTACGATTGTCGGATTCGAGAATAATCTACCAACCGTTTTTCGGCTGGGTGGTATGGCACTGGAGCAGATTGAGGCCGTTATTGGGTCGGTTTCGGTACGTACGCATTCAACGTCGAACCCGCAGGCACCGGGCATGTTGAGCAGCCATTATGCCCCCCGAAAACCGCTCATGCTTTTATCGCCGGGAGAGAGTCCCCAACCGGGCGAACGAATCGGCGCATTGGCATTCCGGGAGCCTTTTGGCGGTATTCCAATCAGCAATCAGCGTGTTCTCTCGCCCACGGGTGACCTCAACGAAGCAGCCAAAAATCTCTTCGCTTGCCTTCGGGAATTAGATACACTTTCGGTTGATCTCATCTACGCCGAACCTCTGCCGAATACGGGCTTAGGCTCTGCGATGAATGACCGACTGCGCCGGGCCAGCGTGCCCGCCCCTACAGCAAGCCCGTTTCGATAG
- a CDS encoding FAD-dependent pyridine nucleotide-disulphide oxidoreductase (PFAM: FAD-dependent pyridine nucleotide-disulphide oxidoreductase~KEGG: mms:mma_1907 hypothetical protein) — MKNNKPVKTHSQSGINNTHNMTANKPTYDVISIGGSNAGLSAALLLGRSLRKVLVIDAGQPCNRQTPHSHGFLTRDGETPAQLASIARDQLGRYPTVQFRSDTVVTAVQTEDGFDLTTASGKSFTSRKLLLATGLFDIMPDIPGFAECWGRSVLHCPYCHGYEVHGQPLGVLANGEVGYEMATLIQHWSSQLTLFTNGPSTLTYTQQEMLQQLKIPIIETLLDAIEHQSGMLSGLRFNDGSQVQLKALFSRVPFRQHTNIASQLGCAITDNGLIETTEFGKTTVPGVFAAGDATTLFRQVAIAVANGSKAGAWINKELITEDLEQINQVRSRYTH, encoded by the coding sequence ATGAAAAACAACAAGCCAGTTAAAACTCATTCTCAGTCTGGAATTAACAATACACACAACATGACAGCAAATAAGCCTACATACGACGTAATTAGCATAGGCGGCAGCAATGCCGGACTAAGTGCCGCTCTGTTACTGGGCCGATCCCTACGAAAGGTACTGGTCATTGACGCGGGGCAGCCCTGCAACCGCCAAACGCCCCATTCGCACGGTTTCCTGACCCGCGATGGCGAAACCCCGGCTCAACTGGCAAGCATTGCCCGCGACCAGCTGGGCCGCTACCCTACCGTTCAGTTCCGGTCAGACACGGTTGTAACGGCCGTACAAACAGAGGATGGATTCGATCTCACGACGGCTTCGGGCAAGTCGTTCACTAGCCGCAAATTATTGCTGGCAACAGGTCTGTTCGATATAATGCCCGACATACCGGGTTTTGCCGAATGCTGGGGCCGCTCTGTGCTTCACTGTCCGTACTGCCACGGGTATGAAGTACACGGCCAGCCGCTGGGCGTGCTGGCAAACGGCGAGGTAGGGTACGAAATGGCCACACTGATTCAGCATTGGTCAAGTCAGCTTACCCTGTTTACCAATGGCCCCTCAACGTTGACCTATACACAACAGGAAATGCTGCAACAACTCAAGATTCCGATTATCGAAACCCTACTCGATGCCATTGAGCATCAGTCGGGTATGCTCAGTGGGCTACGGTTCAATGATGGTAGCCAGGTGCAGTTGAAAGCCCTATTTTCCCGCGTTCCGTTTCGCCAGCATACCAACATTGCTAGCCAACTGGGCTGTGCCATAACCGATAACGGCCTGATCGAAACCACAGAGTTCGGCAAAACAACAGTGCCGGGTGTATTTGCTGCGGGCGATGCAACAACCCTTTTCCGGCAGGTGGCCATAGCCGTAGCCAATGGTTCTAAAGCCGGCGCATGGATCAATAAGGAGCTTATAACGGAGGATTTGGAGCAGATAAATCAAGTAAGATCACGTTATACGCACTAA
- a CDS encoding Pyridoxal-5'-phosphate-dependent protein beta subunit (PFAM: Pyridoxal-5'-phosphate-dependent protein beta subunit~KEGG: abm:ABSDF2692 putative D-cysteine desulfhydrase (DcyD)) — translation MDELARQLANLVGNSPLKLIEAPFPEPVPIRLFLKRDDLLHPLVSGNKWRKLKYNLLAARGQKVDTLLTFGGAYSNHLYATAAAGQVFGFRTIGVVRGDELVRKPLKSTLAFCQASGMQLHFVSRDDYRRKEDADFLDVLTAQFGPCYVLPEGGTNDLAIQGTAEIIPEITAQLGRIPDFVCCPVGTGGTVAGLITSALKETSVLGFMALKVPDSLWLSELFPSTATGCRVPDYHFGGYARTTPELLNFIRTFEKRNGILLEQVYTGKMLYGIYDLARQGYFPEGASVVAVHTGGLQGRSKALDSD, via the coding sequence ATGGACGAACTTGCCCGTCAACTCGCCAATTTGGTCGGCAACTCACCGCTTAAATTAATTGAAGCTCCGTTTCCGGAACCAGTGCCCATCCGTTTATTTCTTAAGCGCGACGATTTGTTGCATCCGCTGGTATCGGGCAATAAATGGCGGAAACTCAAGTATAATCTGCTGGCCGCTCGCGGGCAGAAGGTGGACACCTTGCTGACGTTTGGAGGGGCGTATTCCAACCATCTGTACGCCACGGCAGCCGCCGGACAGGTATTTGGTTTTCGAACGATCGGTGTCGTGCGGGGCGACGAACTCGTCCGAAAGCCGCTGAAAAGCACACTGGCTTTTTGCCAGGCATCCGGGATGCAGCTTCATTTCGTTAGCCGGGACGACTATCGACGCAAAGAGGATGCCGATTTTCTGGATGTGTTAACGGCCCAATTCGGCCCCTGTTATGTATTGCCCGAAGGCGGAACCAACGACCTGGCCATTCAGGGTACGGCGGAGATCATCCCCGAAATTACAGCCCAACTGGGCCGCATACCCGATTTCGTGTGCTGTCCGGTGGGTACGGGAGGAACGGTAGCCGGACTGATAACGTCTGCTCTAAAAGAGACAAGCGTGTTGGGATTTATGGCGTTAAAAGTACCCGACAGCCTGTGGCTGTCGGAGTTGTTTCCATCGACAGCCACAGGCTGTCGGGTACCTGATTACCATTTTGGCGGATACGCCAGAACGACGCCGGAACTGCTGAACTTTATCAGGACTTTCGAAAAGAGAAACGGCATCCTGTTGGAACAGGTTTATACCGGGAAGATGCTTTACGGTATTTACGACCTCGCCCGACAAGGGTATTTTCCCGAAGGAGCCTCCGTCGTGGCAGTTCATACCGGCGGGTTGCAGGGCAGGAGTAAGGCGCTGGATTCGGACTAA
- a CDS encoding aminoglycoside phosphotransferase (PFAM: aminoglycoside phosphotransferase~KEGG: dol:Dole_1459 aminoglycoside phosphotransferase), translated as MQNDFLMISPDLPRSVRSGEELDLPKLNDFLQANVPEVGTVAAVQQFSGGFSNLTYLLQTADQAYVLRRPPFGATIKGGHDMGREFRVLSLLQSHYDKVPRPVVYCETDDVLGAPFYIMTRITGVILRASMAPTLSLAPERMRQLSEALVDNLVTIHNLDISKTGLNQLGKPEGYVQRQVEGWIKRYQNAETDKIPAMDTTADWLRRNYPGDQAPAFLHNDYKFDNVLFASDEATGEPLSEIKGVLDWEMATVGDPLMDLGAMLAYWSEADDSPAYRNFNLTWLPGNLTRQEVVRRYAEKSGRDLSEILFYYVFGLYKNAVIAQQIYARWKQGHSKDARFGHLLPMIIELATKAANAIETGLL; from the coding sequence ATGCAGAATGATTTTCTTATGATTAGTCCTGATTTACCCCGTTCGGTTCGTTCGGGCGAAGAACTTGATTTACCAAAGCTGAACGACTTCCTTCAGGCCAATGTGCCGGAGGTAGGCACCGTGGCCGCCGTTCAGCAGTTTTCGGGTGGGTTCTCCAATCTTACTTATTTGCTTCAAACGGCCGACCAGGCCTATGTGCTGCGTCGGCCGCCGTTTGGAGCTACCATCAAAGGGGGGCACGACATGGGGCGGGAGTTTCGGGTATTATCGCTTTTGCAGAGCCACTACGATAAAGTACCCCGACCGGTGGTCTATTGTGAGACCGATGATGTGCTGGGGGCACCGTTTTATATCATGACCCGGATAACGGGTGTGATTCTGCGGGCGTCGATGGCACCAACGCTGAGCCTCGCTCCTGAGCGCATGCGGCAACTGTCTGAAGCGCTGGTTGACAACCTCGTGACCATCCACAATCTTGACATAAGCAAAACGGGACTTAATCAATTAGGCAAGCCTGAGGGCTATGTGCAGCGGCAAGTAGAGGGATGGATAAAGCGGTACCAAAATGCCGAAACGGATAAAATCCCGGCTATGGACACCACCGCTGACTGGCTTCGGCGCAACTATCCCGGCGATCAGGCTCCCGCCTTTTTGCACAACGATTACAAATTCGATAACGTCCTCTTCGCGTCCGATGAAGCTACGGGTGAACCCTTATCGGAAATAAAAGGGGTACTGGATTGGGAGATGGCTACCGTTGGCGACCCGCTCATGGATTTGGGCGCTATGCTGGCCTATTGGTCTGAAGCGGATGATAGTCCGGCCTACAGAAACTTCAACCTGACCTGGCTTCCAGGTAATCTGACCCGACAGGAGGTGGTGCGTCGCTACGCTGAGAAAAGCGGTCGTGATTTGAGTGAAATCCTATTTTACTATGTGTTCGGGCTTTATAAAAACGCCGTGATTGCCCAGCAGATTTACGCCCGCTGGAAACAGGGGCATAGTAAGGATGCGCGTTTTGGCCATCTATTGCCCATGATCATTGAACTGGCAACGAAGGCCGCTAATGCTATCGAAACGGGCTTGCTGTAG
- a CDS encoding acyl-CoA dehydrogenase domain protein (PFAM: acyl-CoA dehydrogenase domain protein; Acyl- CoA dehydrogenase type 2 domain~KEGG: dat:HRM2_03010 acyl-CoA dehydrogenase (ACAD) / acyl-CoA oxidase-like protein): protein METIFTTERVRPLLAQVRQFVETELIPLEDGFSHQNIRAILPILDQKRQQVKDAGLWGLHLSVAEGGHGLTLCEFGQISEALAHAPFFGHYVFGCQAPDIGNTELLHKFASAELKERYLKPLMSGEIRSCFSMTEPEFAGSNPTRMATLAVREGDEYVINGRKWFTSSADGAAFAVVMAVTNPDAAPHQRASMIIVPTDTPGFNIERNIPVFGEAGEGWFSHAEVTYSNCRVPVANVIAGEGMGFRLAQERLGPGRVHHCMRWIGNAEKALDLLCKRAATREIEDGVMLGEKQFIQDFIAQSRAEIDASRLYVLNTAHMIDTVGVSNVRDAVSAIKFYVANAFLRVLDRAIQVHGALGVTDDTVLSAMYRHERGARIWDGADEVHKQNLAINILKTYGLDIKKKARELRQFRQLMEAERMMNAE, encoded by the coding sequence ATGGAAACGATATTCACTACCGAGCGAGTCAGGCCGTTGCTGGCCCAGGTTCGCCAGTTTGTCGAAACGGAGCTTATCCCACTCGAAGACGGCTTTTCGCACCAGAACATCAGGGCTATTTTGCCCATTCTCGATCAGAAACGGCAGCAGGTTAAGGACGCTGGCCTGTGGGGTCTGCACTTGTCGGTTGCCGAAGGGGGACATGGTCTGACACTCTGCGAATTCGGGCAAATCAGCGAAGCCCTGGCCCATGCGCCGTTTTTCGGACATTACGTCTTTGGCTGCCAGGCACCCGATATTGGCAATACGGAACTGCTACACAAATTTGCCTCCGCCGAACTAAAAGAGCGCTATCTGAAGCCATTGATGTCGGGCGAAATCCGTTCGTGCTTTTCCATGACCGAGCCCGAATTCGCGGGGTCGAACCCCACGCGTATGGCTACGCTTGCTGTGCGGGAAGGGGATGAGTACGTTATCAACGGGCGGAAATGGTTTACCTCTTCGGCCGACGGAGCCGCCTTTGCGGTGGTGATGGCTGTAACCAATCCCGATGCCGCTCCACACCAGCGTGCCAGCATGATCATCGTCCCGACGGATACACCGGGGTTCAACATTGAGCGGAACATTCCGGTGTTTGGTGAAGCGGGCGAAGGCTGGTTTAGTCACGCCGAAGTGACCTACTCAAACTGCCGGGTGCCGGTCGCGAACGTCATTGCGGGCGAAGGGATGGGGTTTCGACTGGCGCAGGAACGGCTGGGGCCGGGTCGGGTACACCATTGCATGCGCTGGATTGGCAATGCGGAGAAAGCGCTGGACCTCCTGTGCAAACGGGCTGCTACCCGCGAGATCGAAGACGGCGTGATGCTTGGCGAAAAGCAGTTCATTCAGGACTTTATTGCCCAAAGCCGGGCCGAAATAGACGCCAGCCGTTTGTACGTACTAAACACGGCGCACATGATCGACACGGTGGGGGTGAGTAACGTCCGGGATGCCGTGTCGGCCATTAAGTTCTACGTGGCAAATGCGTTTCTGCGGGTACTCGACCGGGCCATTCAGGTACACGGTGCTCTGGGCGTTACGGACGACACCGTGCTGTCGGCGATGTATCGGCACGAGCGCGGTGCCCGTATCTGGGACGGAGCCGATGAAGTGCATAAGCAAAATCTGGCCATCAATATTCTCAAAACCTATGGTCTGGATATTAAAAAGAAAGCCCGTGAACTACGTCAGTTTCGTCAACTGATGGAAGCAGAGCGAATGATGAATGCAGAATGA
- a CDS encoding peptidylprolyl isomerase FKBP-type (PFAM: peptidylprolyl isomerase FKBP-type~KEGG: cja:CJA_1627 FKBP-type peptidyl-prolyl cis- trans isomerase) — translation MNITKDKVAAIHYTLRDSNGTVLDSSEGRDPLYYLHGANNLIPGMEEGLEGRVAGDKLKLDVAPEKGYGKRDPQLVEEVPLRAFGGQPIEVGMQFEANDGQVITVTNVGPETVTVDANHPLADQSLHFDVEVVDVRDATQDELAHGHVHGPGGHH, via the coding sequence ATGAATATTACAAAAGACAAAGTAGCCGCTATCCATTATACCCTGCGTGATAGCAATGGTACGGTACTGGATTCGAGCGAGGGCCGCGACCCGTTGTACTACCTTCACGGAGCTAACAACCTGATTCCCGGTATGGAAGAAGGACTGGAAGGCCGTGTAGCCGGTGATAAACTCAAGCTGGATGTTGCTCCGGAAAAAGGATACGGCAAACGCGACCCTCAACTGGTAGAAGAAGTTCCGCTCCGGGCCTTTGGCGGGCAGCCCATTGAAGTGGGAATGCAGTTTGAAGCAAACGACGGACAGGTTATAACCGTTACCAACGTCGGCCCGGAAACCGTTACGGTTGATGCCAACCACCCATTAGCCGACCAGAGCCTTCATTTCGATGTTGAAGTCGTTGACGTTCGGGACGCCACGCAGGACGAACTGGCACATGGCCACGTACACGGCCCCGGCGGACATCATTAA
- a CDS encoding GCN5-related N-acetyltransferase (PFAM: GCN5-related N-acetyltransferase~KEGG: acetyltransferase-like protein) encodes MISIRPGTRADIPQAFDLVMELAVYELAGDQVSNTVEQMAEDGFGPNPLFGMIMAEDSDSQKIVGMALYFYRYSTWKGKRLYLEDIVVTEAFRGYGIGKLLLDATIEMARDTKCTGMMWQVLDWNEPAIGFYKQFGTRFDDGWTNCHLDF; translated from the coding sequence ATGATTTCTATTCGTCCCGGCACGCGTGCCGACATCCCACAAGCGTTTGACTTAGTTATGGAGTTAGCCGTTTATGAACTGGCTGGCGATCAGGTTTCAAACACCGTTGAACAAATGGCCGAAGACGGCTTTGGTCCCAATCCATTGTTCGGAATGATCATGGCCGAAGATTCTGACAGCCAGAAAATTGTTGGTATGGCCCTGTACTTTTACCGGTATTCCACCTGGAAAGGCAAGCGGCTATACCTGGAAGACATTGTCGTGACCGAAGCGTTCCGAGGATACGGTATCGGCAAACTGTTACTCGACGCAACCATCGAGATGGCCCGCGACACGAAATGTACGGGTATGATGTGGCAGGTACTCGACTGGAACGAGCCCGCTATCGGCTTCTACAAACAGTTTGGCACCCGCTTCGACGATGGCTGGACAAACTGCCATTTGGACTTTTAA
- a CDS encoding pseudouridine synthase, RluA family (KEGG: ara:Arad_3512 pseudouridylate synthase~TIGRFAM: pseudouridine synthase, RluA family~PFAM: pseudouridine synthase; RNA-binding S4 domain protein~SMART: RNA-binding S4 domain protein), translating into MAETEDELPEDDELYEHHRIVVDKGQSLLRIDRFLMDRLQNATRTKIQAGIDAESVRVNDKPTKASYKIKPSDIITVSLPHPPRETDLKPENIPINIVFEDDDLLVINKPAGMVVHPAHGNWDGTLVNALVYHFQNLPTSRHGEVRPGLVHRIDKDTSGLMVIAKTEFAMTYLARQFFEHTIERTYNALTWGVPNPQIGTITGFIGRSIKDRKVQAIYDDESKGKWAVTHYTTLEDLGYVALVECKLETGRTHQIRAHFKHIGNPLFNDAMYGGDRILRGTPVGSYKAFVENAFKLLPRQALHARSLGFKHPRTKEWLQFDSNLPDDFQAALNKWKSRLESRALDAND; encoded by the coding sequence GTGGCGGAAACGGAAGACGAATTACCAGAAGACGACGAATTATACGAGCATCACCGTATTGTGGTGGACAAAGGCCAGAGCCTGCTGCGCATCGACCGCTTCCTGATGGACCGGCTGCAGAATGCCACGCGCACGAAAATTCAGGCCGGTATCGATGCCGAATCGGTTCGGGTAAACGATAAGCCGACAAAAGCCAGCTATAAAATCAAACCCTCGGACATTATTACCGTTTCGCTGCCGCACCCACCCCGCGAAACGGATCTGAAACCCGAAAACATCCCCATCAACATTGTGTTTGAGGACGATGACCTGCTGGTGATCAACAAACCGGCGGGCATGGTTGTCCACCCGGCGCACGGCAACTGGGATGGCACGCTGGTGAACGCACTGGTCTACCACTTCCAGAATCTGCCCACATCCCGACATGGTGAAGTTAGACCCGGTCTGGTTCACCGAATCGACAAGGACACGTCGGGCCTGATGGTGATTGCCAAGACTGAGTTTGCGATGACCTATCTGGCGCGTCAGTTCTTTGAACATACCATCGAGCGCACGTATAATGCCCTGACCTGGGGGGTACCGAATCCACAAATCGGCACCATTACGGGATTCATCGGCCGGTCAATAAAAGACCGTAAAGTACAGGCCATTTACGACGACGAATCGAAAGGAAAGTGGGCCGTTACGCACTACACTACGCTGGAAGACCTGGGCTATGTGGCCCTGGTTGAGTGCAAGCTGGAAACCGGCCGTACGCATCAGATTCGGGCTCATTTCAAGCACATCGGCAACCCCTTATTCAATGATGCCATGTACGGGGGTGACCGGATTTTACGCGGAACACCCGTCGGCAGTTACAAGGCTTTCGTTGAGAATGCGTTTAAATTACTGCCTCGCCAGGCCCTTCACGCCCGATCATTAGGCTTCAAACATCCGCGCACGAAGGAATGGCTTCAGTTCGACTCTAACCTCCCCGACGATTTTCAGGCGGCCCTCAACAAATGGAAAAGCAGACTGGAAAGCCGGGCTCTTGATGCCAATGACTGA